A genomic stretch from Streptomyces venezuelae ATCC 10712 includes:
- the pnuC gene encoding nicotinamide riboside transporter PnuC, which yields MSLASMLEPLQQPLFTVLDTPVSWTEVLGFGSGALCVWLVARQHLANWPIGIANNLFFVLLFTQAGLYADAGLQIVFITLAVYGWWTWTHGGGPGSDALPVRRTTRTEWTWLLTAGVVGTLALTLLLDRATDSTVPFWDALTTALSLMATYGQCRKRLESWWLWIAADVVYVPLYAYKELYLTSLLYVGFMTLCVIGLRGWTRDLTARRTLRTEMAA from the coding sequence GTGAGCCTCGCAAGCATGCTGGAACCCCTGCAACAGCCGCTCTTCACCGTCCTGGACACCCCGGTCAGCTGGACCGAGGTGCTGGGATTCGGCAGCGGGGCGCTCTGCGTCTGGCTCGTCGCCCGTCAGCACCTCGCGAACTGGCCGATCGGCATCGCCAACAACCTGTTCTTCGTCCTGCTCTTCACGCAGGCGGGGCTCTACGCCGACGCCGGCCTCCAGATCGTCTTCATCACCCTCGCCGTGTACGGCTGGTGGACCTGGACCCACGGGGGTGGACCAGGCTCCGACGCCCTCCCGGTGCGCCGCACCACGCGCACCGAGTGGACGTGGCTCCTCACGGCGGGGGTGGTGGGGACCCTCGCCCTCACCCTGCTGCTCGACCGCGCCACCGACTCGACCGTCCCCTTCTGGGACGCCCTGACGACCGCGCTCTCCCTGATGGCGACCTACGGCCAGTGCCGCAAGCGGCTCGAGTCCTGGTGGCTGTGGATCGCCGCCGACGTGGTCTACGTACCGCTGTACGCCTACAAGGAGCTGTACCTGACGTCCCTGCTGTACGTCGGCTTCATGACGCTCTGCGTCATCGGCCTGCGCGGCTGGACCAGGGACCTCACCGCACGCCGGACCCTCCGGACGGAGATGGCGGCATGA